From a single Rhodococcus qingshengii JCM 15477 genomic region:
- a CDS encoding lytic transglycosylase domain-containing protein, whose protein sequence is MGTPERERQQRGIVRVRGIIAASTLVGGLLVVTGPAALTAGSAPTGGSQVPIALAGSASIAQPDSVDFLPTPRTVRTQRSAPPSDTVAGAPAAPNAAAVVLTSLGIPEIVLNAYRSAELVMMTEAPGCGIPWHLLAGIGRIESGHANGGKTTSVGTTVTPILGPVLDGRLAGNEVIRDTDKGAIDGDPTHDRAVGPMQFIPATWAGYASDGNGDGIKDPNNVFDAALSAAKYLCSGGLNLRDVAQETKAVLRYNNSATYAANVIMWSTAYKNGVIPSGQLPYTSGINTGSSAINAAASADSAASAVLAAAAATDPAAGDKESASTTPTPTTTPLFPGLPDMPALSPEIQALIPPGVMPTSPAPGPNAARNAAPGPIIPLPVLTSRGLVWPILTAEGWRWPDDMCVILPDPAALDALQDGILLPCTIPGMAVAATAPATTDAAPAESSPPAAPSPEPAPAPAPAPAPAPAPAFVPFFPGLPGMPAL, encoded by the coding sequence GTGGGTACTCCGGAGCGGGAGCGCCAGCAAAGGGGAATCGTGCGAGTACGCGGAATAATTGCAGCATCCACACTGGTGGGGGGACTGCTCGTCGTCACAGGTCCAGCGGCCCTCACTGCCGGAAGCGCACCGACCGGAGGGTCACAGGTTCCGATCGCACTGGCGGGCTCCGCCTCGATTGCGCAGCCGGACTCTGTCGACTTCCTCCCGACGCCCCGCACGGTCCGAACGCAAAGATCGGCCCCGCCCAGCGATACGGTCGCCGGCGCCCCGGCAGCGCCCAACGCTGCGGCCGTCGTCCTCACCTCTCTGGGCATCCCCGAGATCGTCCTGAACGCGTACCGCTCCGCGGAGCTGGTGATGATGACCGAGGCACCGGGATGCGGAATCCCCTGGCATCTTCTGGCCGGCATCGGACGCATCGAATCCGGTCACGCCAACGGCGGCAAGACGACCTCGGTGGGTACGACGGTCACCCCGATCCTCGGCCCCGTCCTCGACGGACGGCTGGCAGGCAACGAAGTCATTCGGGACACCGACAAGGGCGCAATCGACGGCGACCCCACTCACGACCGCGCCGTCGGGCCGATGCAGTTCATTCCGGCCACCTGGGCCGGATATGCCAGCGACGGCAACGGGGACGGAATCAAGGACCCCAACAACGTCTTCGATGCGGCACTCTCGGCAGCGAAGTACCTCTGCAGCGGCGGACTCAACCTGCGCGATGTCGCCCAGGAGACCAAAGCTGTTCTGCGATACAACAACTCGGCCACTTACGCAGCAAACGTGATCATGTGGTCGACGGCATACAAGAACGGTGTCATTCCTTCCGGTCAGCTGCCGTACACCTCGGGCATCAACACCGGCAGCTCCGCGATCAACGCCGCCGCCTCGGCAGACTCCGCCGCTTCGGCCGTACTCGCCGCGGCTGCGGCTACCGATCCGGCGGCCGGCGACAAGGAATCAGCGTCGACGACGCCGACCCCGACCACCACTCCCCTCTTCCCGGGTCTGCCGGACATGCCTGCACTCTCACCCGAGATCCAGGCACTGATCCCGCCGGGCGTCATGCCGACCAGCCCCGCTCCGGGACCCAACGCCGCCCGGAACGCAGCTCCCGGTCCGATCATCCCGCTCCCCGTCCTCACCTCACGGGGTCTCGTGTGGCCGATTCTGACGGCCGAGGGATGGCGCTGGCCCGACGACATGTGTGTGATCCTTCCGGACCCCGCAGCCCTCGACGCCTTGCAGGACGGCATCCTTCTGCCGTGCACGATCCCGGGCATGGCAGTGGCCGCCACGGCACCCGCCACCACCGACGCGGCTCCCGCGGAATCCTCTCCACCCGCCGCCCCCTCTCCGGAGCCCGCACCGGCACCGGCACCCGCACCCGCACCGGCCCCGGCTCCGGCATTCGTGCCGTTCTTCCCGGGCCTGCCCGGCATGCCCGCTCTGTAA
- a CDS encoding general stress protein encodes MSNPLGQSSNGSRRGALPTPPSGWPIGSYPTYAEAQRAVDYLSDQEFPVQDVTIVGVNLMQVERVLGRLTWAKVIGGGIVSGAWLGVFFGLVLGIVTGGFLAPLIAGIVGGIIFGVISTTIPYAATRGQRDFASTMQLVAGRYDVLCEPKTAESARDLLAKLAI; translated from the coding sequence ATGTCCAATCCGCTCGGTCAATCGTCGAATGGGTCGCGCCGTGGAGCGTTGCCGACACCGCCTTCGGGATGGCCCATCGGGTCGTACCCCACCTACGCCGAGGCGCAGCGCGCAGTCGATTACCTCTCCGATCAGGAATTCCCGGTTCAGGACGTCACGATCGTCGGCGTGAACCTGATGCAGGTCGAGCGAGTTCTCGGTCGGTTGACGTGGGCCAAGGTGATCGGTGGCGGCATCGTCTCCGGCGCGTGGCTCGGTGTCTTCTTCGGCCTGGTGCTCGGAATCGTCACCGGTGGTTTCCTCGCTCCGCTGATCGCGGGCATCGTGGGCGGCATCATCTTCGGTGTCATCTCCACGACGATTCCGTACGCCGCGACGCGTGGGCAGCGGGACTTCGCCTCGACGATGCAGTTGGTCGCCGGACGTTACGACGTACTGTGTGAGCCCAAGACGGCGGAGTCGGCGCGCGACCTGCTCGCCAAGCTCGCTATCTGA
- a CDS encoding ABC transporter ATP-binding protein: protein MAEIVLDKVTKLYPDGAKAVSDVDITIADGEFIILVGPSGCGKSTTLNMIAGLEDISTGELRIAGERVNERAPKDRDIAMVFQSYALYPHMTVRQNIAFPLTLAKMSKDEINAKVDDAARVLDLTQHLDRKPANLSGGQRQRVAMGRAIVRSPKAFLMDEPLSNLDAKLRVQMRTEIARLQQRLGTTTIYVTHDQTEAMTLGDRVVVLRGGIVQQIGAPQELYDRPNNLFVAGFIGSPSMNFFPGQLTADGVSTPIGDVRLPAAAQSKISGSGSGKDVVVGIRPEHFEDVALVDAAQKPHGGTFTVDVDVLESMGSDKYAYFLAGGPAVNSRELEELAADSGTAVAGGGQLVARLSSESTVAQGRSVDLWFDPAKIAVFDGGTGANLLL from the coding sequence GTGGCCGAGATCGTGCTGGACAAGGTGACCAAGCTGTACCCGGACGGAGCCAAGGCGGTCAGTGATGTCGACATCACCATCGCCGACGGAGAATTCATCATTCTCGTGGGCCCGTCCGGTTGTGGAAAATCCACGACGCTCAACATGATTGCCGGGCTGGAAGACATTTCGACCGGTGAGTTGCGGATCGCGGGTGAACGCGTCAACGAACGCGCCCCCAAGGACCGCGACATCGCGATGGTGTTCCAGTCGTATGCGCTGTATCCGCACATGACGGTGCGTCAGAACATCGCTTTCCCACTGACATTGGCGAAGATGTCCAAGGACGAGATCAACGCCAAGGTCGACGACGCTGCGCGGGTCCTCGACCTCACCCAGCATCTCGATCGCAAACCGGCGAACCTGTCGGGCGGTCAGCGTCAGCGTGTCGCGATGGGACGCGCAATCGTGCGCAGCCCGAAGGCGTTTCTCATGGACGAGCCGCTATCGAACCTGGACGCGAAACTGCGCGTGCAGATGAGGACGGAGATCGCCCGTCTGCAGCAGCGACTCGGTACGACAACGATTTACGTGACCCACGACCAGACCGAGGCGATGACGCTCGGCGATCGGGTAGTCGTGCTGCGCGGCGGAATCGTGCAACAGATCGGTGCGCCGCAGGAACTCTACGATCGTCCGAACAATCTGTTCGTGGCGGGATTCATCGGGTCCCCGTCCATGAACTTCTTCCCCGGACAGTTGACGGCCGACGGTGTGAGCACGCCGATCGGCGATGTTCGCCTGCCAGCGGCGGCGCAGTCGAAGATCTCGGGCAGCGGTTCGGGCAAGGACGTGGTGGTCGGTATCAGACCGGAGCATTTCGAGGACGTGGCGCTGGTCGATGCAGCGCAGAAGCCGCACGGCGGGACGTTCACCGTCGACGTCGACGTGCTGGAATCGATGGGTTCGGACAAGTACGCGTATTTCCTCGCTGGTGGCCCCGCCGTCAACTCTCGTGAACTCGAGGAACTCGCTGCCGATTCGGGAACGGCCGTCGCTGGTGGCGGTCAACTGGTTGCCAGGCTCTCGTCCGAGTCCACGGTGGCCCAGGGCAGGTCTGTCGATCTCTGGTTCGATCCCGCCAAGATCGCAGTGTTCGACGGCGGTACGGGAGCCAATCTGCTGCTGTGA
- a CDS encoding HpcH/HpaI aldolase/citrate lyase family protein, translating to MTSRNRSRRSVLAVPGSSRKMIDKAKGLPADEIFLDLEDAVAPLAKQAARESIGDALAEDGWGKQVKVVRVNDWTTEWTYADVVEVVGRAGAHLDAILLPKVPDASHVQALDLLLTQVEKANGLEVGRIGIEPQIENAIGLTNIDAIATASPRVEALVFGPADFMASLNMRTLVVGEQPDGYDRGDAYHHILMTILMAARAHGVQAIDGPYLQIRDVEAFTRSAARTAALGFDGKWVLHPTQIEAANEVFSPRQSDYDRAELILDAYAFHTSAAGGGRGAVMLGDEMIDEASRKMALVISAKGRAAGMTRTSEFTPPEHA from the coding sequence ATGACTTCACGCAACCGTTCCCGTCGATCGGTATTGGCAGTTCCCGGCAGCAGTCGGAAGATGATCGACAAGGCGAAGGGATTGCCCGCCGACGAGATCTTTCTCGACCTCGAAGATGCGGTGGCGCCGCTGGCGAAGCAGGCGGCCAGGGAGTCGATCGGCGACGCGTTGGCCGAGGACGGGTGGGGCAAACAGGTCAAGGTCGTCCGGGTCAACGACTGGACCACCGAATGGACGTATGCCGACGTCGTGGAGGTGGTGGGCCGCGCCGGAGCGCATCTGGACGCCATTCTGCTGCCCAAGGTTCCCGATGCGAGTCACGTCCAGGCGCTCGATCTGTTGTTGACGCAGGTCGAGAAGGCCAACGGTCTCGAGGTCGGCAGGATCGGGATCGAACCGCAGATCGAGAACGCGATCGGCTTGACCAACATCGACGCGATCGCCACCGCGAGTCCCCGCGTCGAGGCGCTCGTGTTCGGCCCGGCCGACTTCATGGCGAGCTTGAACATGCGAACTCTGGTCGTCGGTGAGCAACCGGACGGCTACGACCGCGGTGACGCGTATCACCACATCCTGATGACCATCTTGATGGCCGCGCGGGCGCACGGCGTCCAGGCCATCGACGGGCCGTACCTGCAGATCCGCGACGTCGAGGCTTTCACTCGGTCGGCTGCGCGAACGGCAGCGCTCGGTTTCGACGGCAAGTGGGTTCTGCACCCCACGCAGATCGAGGCGGCCAACGAGGTGTTCAGTCCGCGCCAATCCGACTACGACCGTGCGGAACTCATCTTGGACGCGTACGCGTTCCACACCTCGGCTGCCGGGGGAGGGCGGGGCGCCGTCATGCTCGGCGACGAGATGATCGACGAGGCGAGTCGCAAGATGGCACTGGTGATTTCGGCCAAGGGCCGCGCCGCGGGGATGACGCGCACCTCGGAATTCACGCCGCCCGAACACGCCTGA
- a CDS encoding DUF1003 domain-containing protein, translated as MSERASSTTARQRLETPRGSRRFNLDFDVEAVGRVSERIARFLGTGRYLAIQTIIVIVWILINVFAVALQWDPYPFILLNLAFSTQAAYAAPLILLAQNRQENRDRVSLEEDRSRAEQTKADTEFLARELAALRIAVGEVATRDYLRRELEEIKSILAADGEPTPKKKHRDSNTAKQSHN; from the coding sequence ATGAGCGAACGGGCGTCGAGCACGACCGCACGGCAACGACTGGAAACGCCCCGCGGAAGCCGCCGGTTCAATCTCGATTTCGACGTCGAAGCTGTCGGGCGCGTCAGTGAACGCATCGCCCGCTTCCTCGGCACCGGGCGTTATCTCGCAATCCAGACGATCATCGTGATCGTCTGGATCCTGATCAACGTGTTCGCGGTGGCCCTGCAGTGGGACCCGTACCCGTTCATCCTGCTCAACCTGGCCTTCTCCACCCAGGCCGCCTACGCGGCGCCGCTGATCCTGCTGGCCCAGAACCGTCAGGAGAACCGCGACCGGGTCTCGCTCGAGGAGGACCGCTCACGCGCCGAGCAAACCAAGGCGGATACCGAATTCCTCGCCCGAGAACTCGCAGCTCTGCGTATCGCCGTCGGCGAGGTTGCCACCCGCGACTACCTGCGACGGGAGCTCGAGGAGATCAAGTCGATCCTTGCTGCCGACGGCGAACCGACCCCGAAGAAGAAGCACCGTGACTCGAATACTGCGAAACAAAGTCACAACTAG
- a CDS encoding carbohydrate ABC transporter permease, producing the protein MTVTPRLKISWSVVNLLVLLYALVPVLWIASLSFKPAGTIKDGKFIPEKWTLDNYRGIFDTSAFTSALINSIGIGLISTVIAVVIGTMAAYAIARLDFPGKKLLVAVALLIAMFPQISLVSPLFDIERRLGLFDTWAGLILPYITFALPLAIYTLSAFFKEIPWELEKAAQMDGATPGQAFRKVVAPLAAPGIVTAGILVFIFCWNDLLFAISLTSTERSITAPAAIANFTGASQFEEPTGSIAAAAMVITIPIIIFVLFFQRRIVAGLTSGAVKG; encoded by the coding sequence ATGACCGTGACTCCCAGACTCAAGATCAGCTGGTCCGTCGTCAACCTTCTGGTCTTGCTGTACGCGCTGGTTCCCGTCCTGTGGATCGCCAGCCTGTCCTTCAAACCGGCCGGAACCATCAAGGACGGCAAGTTCATTCCGGAGAAGTGGACCCTGGACAACTACCGAGGAATCTTCGACACCAGCGCCTTCACCAGTGCTCTGATCAACTCGATCGGTATCGGACTCATCTCGACGGTCATCGCCGTGGTGATCGGAACCATGGCTGCTTACGCGATTGCGCGCCTGGATTTTCCGGGCAAGAAGCTGCTGGTGGCTGTTGCCCTGCTGATCGCGATGTTCCCGCAGATTTCATTGGTGAGCCCGCTGTTCGACATCGAACGACGGCTCGGACTCTTCGACACCTGGGCCGGACTCATCCTGCCGTACATCACCTTTGCGTTGCCGTTGGCGATCTACACGCTCTCGGCGTTCTTCAAAGAGATTCCTTGGGAACTCGAAAAGGCGGCGCAGATGGACGGCGCGACTCCGGGGCAGGCGTTCCGGAAGGTGGTGGCTCCACTGGCCGCGCCCGGCATCGTCACTGCGGGAATCCTGGTGTTCATCTTCTGCTGGAACGACCTGTTGTTCGCGATTTCGCTGACGTCGACCGAACGCTCCATCACCGCCCCTGCGGCCATCGCAAACTTCACCGGCGCTTCACAATTCGAGGAGCCCACCGGGTCGATCGCCGCGGCCGCCATGGTCATCACCATTCCGATCATCATCTTTGTTCTGTTCTTCCAACGTCGTATCGTGGCCGGGCTTACTTCCGGCGCAGTGAAGGGATAA
- a CDS encoding carbohydrate ABC transporter permease: MSDGKAAERRLGLWLVAPAAILMIAVTAYPVVYAVWLSLQRYDLRFPDQRKFVWFDNYVSVLTDGYWWQAFAVTTSITVVSVVIEFVLGLTIALVMHRTIVGKGLVRTVVLIPYGIVTVAAAYSWYYAWTPGTGYLANLLPDGSAPLTDQIPSLAIIVLAEVWKTTPFMALLLLAGLALVPDDLLKAAQVDGAGAWTRLVRIILPLMKPAILVALLFRTLDAFRIFDNIYVLTKGANDTGSVSILGYDNLFKAFNLGIGSAISVLIFVCVAVIAFIFIKLFGASAPGSDTEGR; this comes from the coding sequence ATGTCGGACGGAAAGGCGGCCGAGCGTCGCCTCGGTCTCTGGCTGGTGGCCCCGGCCGCGATTCTCATGATCGCGGTGACCGCATATCCGGTGGTCTACGCCGTTTGGCTGAGTTTGCAGCGCTACGACCTGCGCTTCCCGGATCAACGAAAGTTCGTGTGGTTCGACAACTACGTGTCGGTGCTGACCGACGGTTACTGGTGGCAAGCGTTCGCGGTGACGACGTCGATCACGGTTGTCTCGGTCGTCATCGAGTTCGTTCTCGGACTGACCATCGCACTGGTGATGCACCGAACGATCGTGGGTAAGGGGCTCGTCCGCACCGTTGTGCTCATCCCGTACGGCATCGTCACCGTCGCGGCGGCATACAGCTGGTACTACGCGTGGACGCCGGGGACCGGCTACCTCGCCAATCTCCTGCCCGACGGCAGTGCGCCGCTCACCGACCAGATCCCGTCGCTCGCGATCATCGTCCTTGCCGAGGTCTGGAAGACGACGCCGTTCATGGCGCTGCTCCTGCTCGCCGGCTTGGCGCTCGTGCCCGATGACCTTCTCAAGGCGGCTCAGGTGGACGGCGCCGGCGCGTGGACCCGGTTGGTACGCATCATCCTTCCGCTGATGAAGCCCGCCATCCTCGTCGCTCTGCTGTTCCGCACACTCGACGCATTCCGCATCTTCGACAACATCTACGTGCTGACGAAGGGAGCGAACGACACCGGGTCGGTGTCGATTCTGGGTTACGACAATCTGTTCAAGGCATTCAACTTGGGCATCGGATCCGCGATCAGCGTGTTGATCTTCGTGTGTGTGGCCGTGATCGCGTTCATCTTCATCAAACTTTTCGGTGCTTCGGCTCCCGGATCCGATACGGAAGGACGCTGA
- a CDS encoding sensor histidine kinase, whose product MNESSVRTEHLPGGPDLERIMREHAYRGAYLQLTVRGALVLFIALTLIFVPPMNDAGWCFAILGAYALWSAAVALWIRKGGTGPVTMIWLGLFVDLAVLATLTLLTGLAAEQSWTADILSNGLFVIPVLACTQLRTDVCVGVVACTIGVFFVSSWATMTSNSEPWPSILLSTMALAGVGAGAIGLTRIQRSRVLTIGQLVGHRTSLLAELMGLEQRERTELSEQLHDGALQYVLAARMDLDELADSAEPVALARAGKALGEATTLLRSSVSELHPTVLVHVGLARAIGDLARSAQGRGGVVVDVDTSGWNDDLRTSADEVLFGATRELLGNVVKHAGAQNVRIELARLDHRAVLVVSDDGRGISADRIAERRAAGHIGLLSHELRVVAAGGSFSVGPGEESGTLARVEIPFQIVTATDHDR is encoded by the coding sequence ATGAACGAATCCTCGGTACGAACCGAGCACCTGCCCGGTGGCCCGGACCTCGAGCGGATCATGCGCGAACACGCCTACCGCGGTGCGTACCTCCAACTGACGGTGCGCGGCGCTCTGGTGCTGTTCATCGCCCTGACACTGATTTTCGTCCCGCCGATGAACGACGCGGGATGGTGTTTCGCGATTCTGGGCGCCTATGCACTCTGGTCGGCAGCCGTGGCGCTGTGGATCCGCAAGGGCGGCACAGGCCCGGTGACGATGATCTGGCTCGGCTTGTTCGTCGACCTTGCCGTGCTCGCAACTCTGACATTGCTGACCGGTCTCGCGGCCGAGCAGAGTTGGACCGCCGACATCTTGAGTAACGGGCTCTTCGTCATTCCGGTTCTGGCGTGTACGCAACTGCGGACGGACGTGTGTGTCGGCGTCGTTGCCTGCACGATCGGTGTGTTCTTCGTTTCCAGTTGGGCAACGATGACTTCGAACTCCGAGCCGTGGCCGTCGATCCTGCTGAGCACCATGGCCTTGGCCGGAGTGGGCGCAGGCGCAATCGGACTGACTCGGATTCAAAGATCACGCGTGTTGACCATCGGACAACTCGTCGGGCATCGAACCAGCCTTCTGGCCGAACTCATGGGGCTCGAGCAGCGAGAGCGCACGGAACTGTCCGAGCAGTTGCACGACGGGGCGCTCCAGTACGTTCTCGCCGCGCGGATGGATCTCGACGAATTGGCAGACAGTGCGGAGCCTGTCGCTTTGGCGCGAGCCGGAAAAGCGCTCGGTGAAGCGACCACGCTGTTGAGATCGTCCGTCTCGGAACTGCATCCCACAGTTCTCGTCCACGTGGGCCTTGCCCGCGCGATCGGGGACCTCGCGCGATCGGCGCAGGGACGCGGCGGAGTAGTGGTCGACGTCGACACTTCGGGCTGGAACGACGATCTACGCACGTCTGCCGACGAGGTCTTGTTCGGCGCCACCCGAGAGCTTCTGGGCAACGTCGTCAAACATGCCGGCGCGCAGAACGTCCGGATCGAGCTTGCACGACTGGACCACCGTGCGGTGCTCGTGGTCTCGGACGACGGTCGGGGGATCAGCGCCGATCGGATTGCCGAACGACGGGCTGCCGGGCACATCGGACTGCTCTCGCACGAACTGCGAGTGGTTGCCGCGGGTGGCTCGTTCTCGGTCGGACCGGGTGAAGAGTCCGGAACCCTCGCGCGAGTCGAGATACCGTTCCAGATCGTCACCGCCACTGACCACGATCGTTGA
- a CDS encoding ABC transporter substrate-binding protein, which produces MRAGLLGAATLLLAPLLSACGSDNDDGVVLSFYTAADGAEQYAEAAANCSAASNGAYRVEQKTLPKGADDQRLQLARRLTGNDKSLDLMTLDVVWTAEFAEAGWALPLPDDVAAEVSNGTLEGPLESAKWQDQLYAAPLNTNTQLLWYRKDLMPDGQPPQTWDQMIDISEGLAAEGRPSWIGVQGKQYEGLMVWFNTLLASAGGSVVGPDGTTVTVADGDAAQQALTVMKRVATAKGADPSISQGDEASSRLGMESGKSAFQVNWPFVLPGIMENAEKGDLPYIDDKGNVTSENTGNTVLTVNGERNFLAAPYPSVIEGKPAEVTIGGFNVAVAKTSQHPDLAFEALTCLRNEENQRNNAVAGGVPPTLESLYDDPAFQEAYPAWREVRDSLDTASVRPVSPAYQSISTLITATLNPVGNIDPESTVNDLAEQVRKAVNSEGLIP; this is translated from the coding sequence TTGCGGGCGGGGCTGCTCGGCGCGGCAACATTGTTGTTGGCGCCCTTGCTCAGTGCGTGCGGATCGGACAATGACGACGGCGTGGTGCTGTCCTTCTACACCGCTGCCGACGGAGCCGAGCAGTATGCGGAGGCCGCCGCCAATTGTTCGGCGGCGTCGAACGGCGCGTACCGGGTCGAGCAGAAAACTCTGCCCAAGGGTGCCGACGACCAGCGACTTCAGTTGGCCCGGCGTCTGACCGGCAATGACAAGTCACTCGATCTGATGACGCTCGACGTGGTGTGGACTGCCGAATTCGCCGAAGCGGGATGGGCATTGCCGCTTCCTGACGACGTGGCGGCCGAGGTCAGCAACGGGACGCTCGAGGGTCCGCTGGAGTCGGCGAAGTGGCAGGACCAGCTCTATGCGGCGCCATTGAACACCAACACCCAATTGCTCTGGTATCGAAAGGATTTGATGCCGGACGGGCAACCACCCCAGACCTGGGATCAGATGATCGACATCTCCGAAGGCCTGGCCGCGGAGGGGCGCCCCAGCTGGATCGGTGTGCAGGGCAAGCAGTACGAAGGATTGATGGTCTGGTTCAACACCCTTCTCGCCAGTGCCGGCGGATCGGTGGTGGGGCCGGACGGAACAACCGTGACGGTGGCCGACGGTGATGCTGCCCAGCAGGCGCTGACCGTCATGAAGCGCGTCGCTACCGCCAAGGGTGCGGATCCCTCGATCTCGCAGGGGGATGAAGCGTCGTCGCGACTGGGTATGGAGAGCGGCAAATCTGCCTTCCAGGTCAACTGGCCGTTCGTGCTGCCCGGCATCATGGAGAACGCCGAGAAGGGCGATCTGCCGTACATCGACGACAAGGGCAACGTCACCAGTGAGAACACCGGAAACACGGTGCTCACGGTGAACGGAGAACGGAATTTCCTTGCCGCTCCGTATCCCTCGGTGATCGAGGGTAAGCCGGCCGAGGTCACGATCGGCGGCTTCAACGTAGCGGTGGCCAAGACCAGCCAGCATCCGGACCTCGCTTTCGAGGCGCTCACCTGTCTGCGTAACGAGGAGAATCAGCGCAACAACGCGGTAGCCGGTGGCGTTCCGCCGACTCTCGAGAGCCTGTACGACGACCCGGCGTTTCAGGAGGCGTACCCGGCGTGGCGTGAGGTTCGCGACAGCCTGGACACCGCTTCGGTTCGTCCGGTTTCTCCTGCCTATCAGAGTATTTCGACGCTCATCACTGCCACGCTGAACCCTGTGGGAAACATCGATCCGGAATCGACCGTGAACGATCTTGCCGAGCAGGTACGCAAGGCAGTCAATTCCGAGGGGCTGATTCCGTGA
- a CDS encoding magnesium transporter MgtE N-terminal domain-containing protein, with the protein MAAAGKVFAARLAGLVVLGPDGESIGRVRDVVITVRIGRQQPRVLGLVIEMFTRKRIFVPMLRVTAIEPSAVTLTTGNVSLRRFNQRPGEVLALAQVLDSHVRVDDPELEELHGVDTIVVDLGIESTRTRDWVVSKVAVRGHRGRLGRRAAIHIVDWQHVAGLTQSDLSLPGQGVAHLLLQYEGMRPADVANAMRELPEKRRHELAVALDDERLADVVQELPADDQTDLLMHLEVERAADLLEAMDPDDAADLLGELPETEAESLLQLMDPQDSEPVRRLLEHSPDTAGGLMTPEPVVLTASTTVAEALARARNYDVTPALSSMVFVVRPPTATPTGRYLGCVHLQKLLREPPASLVGGLLDTDMPRLAPDDSLASVTRYFATYNLVCGPVVDDENHLIGAVTVDDVLDHLLPEDWREDYSDDEELLR; encoded by the coding sequence ATGGCAGCAGCAGGCAAGGTATTTGCAGCCAGGCTTGCCGGCCTGGTTGTACTCGGCCCGGACGGCGAATCGATCGGTCGTGTGCGCGACGTCGTCATCACGGTCCGTATCGGACGCCAGCAACCGCGGGTTCTCGGTCTGGTGATCGAAATGTTCACGCGCAAACGTATTTTCGTTCCGATGTTGCGTGTGACAGCAATCGAACCGAGTGCAGTCACCCTCACCACCGGCAACGTCAGTCTGCGGCGCTTCAACCAGCGCCCGGGCGAAGTGCTCGCTCTGGCGCAGGTACTCGATTCGCATGTGCGCGTGGACGACCCGGAACTCGAGGAGCTTCACGGCGTCGACACGATAGTCGTCGATCTCGGAATCGAATCGACGCGGACGCGAGACTGGGTGGTCTCCAAGGTCGCGGTTCGCGGCCATCGCGGACGCCTCGGTCGACGCGCGGCGATTCACATCGTCGACTGGCAGCACGTCGCCGGCCTCACCCAGAGCGACCTCTCACTCCCCGGCCAGGGCGTAGCTCACCTGCTTCTCCAGTACGAAGGCATGCGACCCGCCGATGTGGCCAACGCCATGCGCGAACTGCCGGAGAAGCGCCGCCACGAACTGGCCGTGGCGCTCGACGACGAACGCCTCGCCGACGTCGTACAGGAACTGCCGGCGGACGACCAGACCGATCTGCTGATGCACCTGGAAGTCGAACGTGCCGCCGATCTACTCGAAGCGATGGATCCCGACGACGCCGCCGACCTGTTGGGCGAGCTGCCCGAAACCGAGGCCGAGTCACTGCTTCAGTTGATGGACCCGCAGGATTCCGAACCTGTTCGACGCCTGCTCGAGCATTCCCCGGACACTGCCGGTGGTCTGATGACGCCCGAACCGGTGGTACTGACGGCCTCGACGACGGTCGCGGAGGCCCTTGCCCGCGCCCGCAACTACGACGTGACCCCGGCGCTGTCGAGCATGGTCTTCGTCGTACGTCCGCCGACGGCGACTCCGACCGGGCGGTATCTCGGCTGCGTCCACTTGCAGAAGCTTCTCCGCGAGCCTCCCGCCAGCCTGGTAGGCGGACTACTCGACACCGACATGCCCCGGTTGGCCCCGGACGACTCGTTGGCGTCGGTCACCCGATATTTTGCGACGTACAACTTGGTATGCGGGCCGGTCGTGGACGACGAGAACCACCTGATCGGGGCCGTGACGGTCGACGACGTGCTCGATCACCTCCTGCCGGAAGACTGGCGTGAGGATTACTCCGACGACGAGGAACTACTCCGATGA